The window TGCAGAGGGAAGGGCCGGGGTGGACGGAGGGGAGGAGGGCCCGAGGGCGATGGGCAGAGGAGGGTGGCCCTGGAACCAGCTCTGGCCAGTGGACATCCACCCTCCTCTGACGGCCATGGCAGGAAGACCCCGAGTGCAGCTTTCTCCCCACGCGTCCTGCACCCAGGTGGGAGGGGTCAGTTGATGCCCCATCAGGAGACGAGGTGAGAATGGGTGGAAGGAAGCCAGGAACAGAACGGAGCCTGCTAGGAGGGAGAACAATGGGGCTCCTTCTGTCTTCTCCTGCTACGTAGTTTATCCTCCTCAAGATTGGCtcacctccctcccccctccctccctcccttccctttttttctttcctttttctttctttctttctttctttctttctttctttctttctttctccttctctctctctttctccctccctcctttccttcctcccttccctccctccctcccttccttccttccttcttcctttcctttcctttccttctttctttctttctttccttctttctttctttctttctttcttccttttcctctcctccctccctccctcttttccaggCACCCTGCTCATCCTCACCAGTCTGGCCTACTTCCTGCTGAGCAAGCAACGGAGGGAGGATCTGGGGGATGGGCCGCCAGAACCGAGGGGAGATGGAGTGACAGGCGACGCGGCTGAGGCCCGGAGCAGGCAAGCGTCCCGTCTCCACCGTCGGTGCCCccccctgcctgcctctctcAGGAGCTTCTGCCAAGCGTGTCGAGGGCCCTTCGCCTTCACGGCCTGCTCAGGCGTCCTTTCCTCGAGGAAGCCCCTGGACCTCGAGGGACAGGCGGAGGAGATGGCGCTGACCCTCAGGGGAGACCCAGAGGCCAAGGAGAGCGTCTCGGAAACCGCCTCCATCCTTTCTGCCCAGGCCGGAGAATAAAGCGCTTCTCTTGCAGCAGAAGTCCACGGCTGAGACGCCTTTTGCAATGACCAACAGGTTTCCCCAGCACTCTGCGGGTTGCACTggctgccggtcagtttccggactcaactcaaagtgttggttatgacctgtaaagcccttcatggcatcagaccagaatacctccggggccgccttctgccacaaTAATCCCAGCAGcccattaggtcccacacagtcggccttctccagatccctcaagtaaacaatgtcgtctggctggacccaggggaagagccttctctggggcagccccggccgtttggaatcagctccccctgtacatccacactgcccccacccctctcgccttctgcaagaactTGAGAACCCATCTACGcccccaggcttggggtcacgAGATCCCAGCTTCTGGCCGACGAGTGCGAAGTGTGCTTGTTgttgatttttaatgttccagggtttttagagtagttaattatattaactggattttagattttgatattgtatattgtttttattatgtttttttaaattatatttgtatgcggcatacaaatccaattaaataaataaataaataaatgttgtgagcctcctggagtcctcggagaaaggcggcatacaaatccaattaaataaaccagCCAACCAACCTCCAAGAACCTCTTCTCCACCACTGGCCAAAGGCGACGGCCTGTTTTCCTTCTGGGGTGTTTATGTGGTTCGAGAAGGAGAAACTGCACAGCCCCTTCCAGAGACAAACAGGGAAGGAACCTGGCAATTTGGAAAAAGACCCAAAAGTGAAACATTATTCAAAGGTAACTTTTGGGATTTTGACAACAGAAGTATTTATGCACCCCAATAGATTAGGTTGGACGAATGCTTGAAGATACAAGGATGTAACGACACAGTCGCGGAAGTTAAAATCACTTCAAGGGTTAGAAGACCAAGGTATAAAACTGGACTGGTCAATGCATTGAGAGTTACAATCAGGGTTTGAAAAAGATGttaaaacagaaggaaggaatcTGCAAAACCCCAGAATTAGGCCACGTTTTAGAGGAGCTCCTGTCTGTCTTCTGCGGTGTTTCACTCTTTCAGTCACAGCAGTGCAGGCAACAACTCTGAGCAGCCACACGAGGAGAGAAATCGCACAGTCGGAGCAATTGCACAACACTCCTGCAGAGACTTCTTCTCCTTGGGTGGAGGAAGGTACAGGT of the Erythrolamprus reginae isolate rEryReg1 chromosome 4, rEryReg1.hap1, whole genome shotgun sequence genome contains:
- the TMEM72 gene encoding transmembrane protein 72 isoform X2, translating into MEQTTLWKVLEYLCRLLGISTGAGLLGVGLDTLLQGRFTSLALYLLISGMAVCLWEVPFFASLLFGPYFAPRRGPTVEACWVRVKRRAAFQKFLSYALLSVACFLSPVHLWQVVLPGTLLILTSLAYFLLSKQRREDLGDGPPEPRGDGVTGDAAEARSRQASRLHRRCPPLPASLRSFCQACRGPFAFTACSGVLSSRKPLDLEGQAEEMALTLRGDPEAKESVSETASILSAQAGE